Proteins encoded in a region of the Arvicanthis niloticus isolate mArvNil1 chromosome 16, mArvNil1.pat.X, whole genome shotgun sequence genome:
- the Gtpbp3 gene encoding 5-taurinomethyluridine-[tRNA] synthase subunit GTPB3, mitochondrial, whose protein sequence is MWRGMSALATRAAWAPLRLCARCSTGAESLVPGSTIFALSSGQGRCAIAVIRTSGPASGLALRSLTALREPPPARSACLRLLRHPSSGEPLDRSLVLWFPGPQSFTGEDCMELHVHGGPAVVSGVLQALGSVPGLRPAEAGEFTRRAFAHGKLSLTEVEGLADLIHAETEAQRRQALRQLDGELSQLCQGWAKTLTKALAHVEAYIDFGEDDNLEEGVLEQANRDVRALEAALGSHLQDARRGQRLRSGANVVVTGPPNAGKSSLVNLLSRKPVSIVSPEPGTTRDVLETPVDLAGFPVLLSDTAGLREGVGIVEQEGVRRARQRLEQADIILGVLDASDLASSSSCSFLDTVVAPLVSQSHDSGRQRLLLVLNKSDLLSANAPACGTALPPHLLLSCHTGAGMDGLLLALKSELSAVCGDPSTGPPLLTRARHQYHLQGCLDALGHYQPATDLAMAAEALRQARRQLSHLTGGGGTEEILDLIFQDFCVGK, encoded by the exons ATGTGGCGTGGGATGAGCGCCCTGGCTACCCGGGCGGCGTGGGCACCCCTCAG GCTGTGCGCACGCTGCAGCACGGGTGCAGAGTCCTTGGTCCCCGGGAGCACCATCTTCGCACTCAGCTCTGGTCAAGGACGCTGCGCCATCGCAGTGATCCGCACCAGCGGCCCAGCCAGCGGGCTCGCGCTCCGCAGCCTCACGGCGCTCCGGGAGCCGCCTCCGGCCCGCAGCGCCTGCCTACGCCTTCTCCGCCACCCGAGCTCCGGGGAGCCACTGGACCGTTCACTCGTCCTCTGGTTCCCAG GCCCCCAGAGTTTCACAGGTGAGGACTGCATGGAGCTGCACGTACACGGAGGTCCTGCGGTGGTCAGCGGCGTCCTGCAGGCATTGG GTAGTGTTCCAGGACTGCGGCCAGCCGAGGCTGGAGAGTTCACCAGGAGGGCATTTGCCCATGGTAAGCTGAGCCTGACAGAAGTGGAAGGACTGGCAGATCTGATCCATGCAGAAACCGAGGCCCAGCGTCGACAAGCCCTGAGGCAGCTGGATGGGGAACTGAGCCAGCTGTGCCAGGGCTGGGCGAAGACCCTCACCAAG gctCTGGCCCATGTGGAGGCCTACATTGACTTCGGAGAGGATGATAATTTGGAAGAGGGTGTGTTGGAGCAGG CGAACAGAGATGTACGAGCCCTGGAGGCTGCGCTGGGTTCCCACCTGCAAGACGCTAGGCGTGGACAGAGGCTCCGCTCGGGGGCAAACGTTGTGGTCACTGGACCACCCAATGCGGGCAAGAGCAGTCTGGTGAATCTGCTCA GCCGGAAGCCAGTGTCCATCGTGTCCCCAGAGCCTGGGACCACCCGTGACGTGCTGGAGACTCCCGTGGACCTGGCTGGATTCCCTGTCTTGCTGAGTGACACCGCGGGGCTTCGGGAAGGAGTGGGCATTGTTGAGCAGGAGGGTGTGCGCAGGGCCCGCCAGAG GCTGGAGCAGGCGGACATCATCCTGGGGGTGCTGGACGCCTCCGACCTGGCCTCCTCCTCCAGCTGCAGCTTCCTGGACACTGTGGTGGCCCCACTGGTATCGCAAAGCCACGACAGTGGCAGACAGCGCCTCCTGCTGGTGCTCAACAAATCTGATCTGCTGTCTGCTAATGCCCCAGCCTGCGGCACAGCCCTGCCTCCTCACCTGCTCCTGTCCTGCCACACTGGAGCTGGGATGGATGGCCTCTTGCTGGCTCTGAAGTCCGAGCTGTCTGCAGT GTGTGGGGACCCATCCACAGGACCACCGCTCTTGACCCGGGCTAGGCATCAATACCACCTCCAGGGCTGCCTGGATGCCCTGGGCCACTACCAGCCGGCCACAGACCTGGCTATGGCAGCTGAGGCCCTGCGCCAGGCTCGGAGACAACTAAGCCACCTTACAGGTGGAGGGGGAACCGAAGAGATACTGGATCTCATCTTCCAGGACTTCTGTGTGGGCAAGTGA